In one Candidatus Methylomirabilota bacterium genomic region, the following are encoded:
- a CDS encoding alpha/beta fold hydrolase, which produces MLIMGWGGDHTAWALQVAALAEEFDVIAFDNRGAGQSDAPDVTYSMVDMAEDVTGLMDELGVRTAHVVGASMGGMIGQELALRHPDRVLSLQLHGTTAHIDEWGRAVIDNFLRAKRHGNVEEFTLFVLPWILCRKTFTERRDFVEMWIQRALEYPFQTTLVGLNRQAQAIRGHDTRDRLATLRMPTLITTGTEDILVPPSASDDLHARIAGSELVRIPEAGHMHFLEQAPTFNDACLGFLRKHLN; this is translated from the coding sequence ATCCTCATCATGGGCTGGGGCGGCGACCATACCGCCTGGGCCTTGCAGGTGGCCGCCTTGGCCGAAGAGTTCGACGTCATCGCCTTCGACAATCGCGGCGCGGGACAAAGCGATGCGCCGGACGTGACGTATTCGATGGTCGACATGGCCGAGGACGTCACCGGCCTCATGGACGAGCTGGGGGTGCGCACCGCCCATGTGGTCGGCGCCTCCATGGGCGGCATGATCGGGCAAGAGCTGGCCCTCCGGCACCCCGACCGCGTGCTGAGCCTGCAGCTCCACGGCACGACCGCTCATATCGACGAGTGGGGCCGCGCGGTCATCGACAACTTTCTCCGCGCCAAGAGGCATGGCAATGTCGAAGAGTTCACCCTCTTCGTCCTGCCCTGGATCCTCTGCCGGAAGACCTTCACGGAGCGACGCGACTTCGTGGAGATGTGGATACAGCGGGCCCTCGAGTACCCGTTCCAGACGACCCTCGTCGGGCTGAACCGCCAGGCTCAGGCCATACGCGGCCATGACACCCGCGACCGCCTGGCCACGCTGCGCATGCCCACGCTCATCACCACGGGCACGGAGGACATCCTGGTGCCGCCCTCCGCCTCGGACGATCTCCACGCGCGGATCGCGGGCTCTGAGCTCGTCCGCATCCCCGAGGCGGGCCACATGCACTTCCTCGAGCAGGCTCCCACCTTCAACGACGCCTGCCTCGGCTTCCTCCGCAAGCACCTGAACTAA